GACGAACTGCAGCCGATCGAGGTCGAACCCGTTCGCTCGCGCGTTCTCGGCGTACGCCCGCACACACTCGTACTCGCGGATCGTCGGCACCACGACACAGATATCCCCTGACATTGCTTTCTCTCGCCCGTATGTCTTTAGGTCGCCCTAAAATACCTGTCGTTGTCGGACGAGCGACCGAGGCGGTCGGGGTTCCCACGTGGGTATCGACTCCGGTCACTCTCGTCGGGTGTCGGGGGACGGACGGCGCTTCGGTCGTCCTATCGTCGGATTCCGGAGGTTTCGGTCGGGTGTTCGGGCCGACAGTACCGACGACATGTGTAAATTTTTTAAGGGGAACTATTAACCCGTCTCCGGGGGCCACTGTAGATATGAATCGGTACCGTCGCGAGCGGAGGTCGGGGCCATGAATCTGGAGGGCCAGACCTGCGTCGTCACGGGGAGTTCCCGGGGCATCGGGAAAGGTATCGCCGAGGACCTCGCCGGCCGCGGCGCGGACGTGGTCGTCAACTACCGCTCGTCTGCAGCGGAGGCCCGGGCGGTCGTCGAGTCGATCGAGGACGAGGGAGGACGGGCGGTCGCCGCTCAGGCCGACGTGTCCGACTTCGAGGACGTGCAGGCCATGCGCGAGGAGGTCGTCGACGCGTTCGGTTCCGTCGACGTACTCGTCAACAACGCCGGGGTCACCGTCGACAAGAAGTTCGAGCACATGACCCGCGACGACTGGGACACCGTGATCGACGTCAACCTCGGCGGCGTCTACAACTGCACGAAGGCCTTCTTCGACGACATCAAGGAGAGCCGCCACGGCCGGCTGGTCAACATCTCGTCGGTCGTCGGCCAGCAGGGAAACTACGGCCAAGCAAACTACGCGACGACCAAATCGGGCCTGTTCGGGTTCACCCGCACGATCGCCCTGGAGATGGCCGCCTCGGGTTCGACGGCCAACTGCATCGCGCCCGGATTCGTCGAGACGGACATGCTGGAGGAGGTGCCCGAGCGGGTCCAGGAGAAGATCCTGCGGGAGATCCCGCTCGACCGGTTCGCCACCGTCGAGGACATCTGCGGGATCGTCTCGTTCGTCGCCAGCGAGGAGTCCAGCTACATGACCGGCCAGGTGATCGGTGTCAACGGCGGGATGGAGTGGTGAGATGAGCCAGGAAGAGACAGACGAGGCGACGGATTCCGACGCATCGGACGACACGACCGAGGGAAGCGCGACGCCGGCGGAGGAGACCGCCCTGGAGGAACTGCGACGGCGCCGCGAGGAGTCGCGGATCGGCGGCGGCGAGGAGCGCATCGAGCGCCAGCACGCTCGCGGGAAGATGACCGCCCACGAGCGCGTCGAATACCTCCTCGACGACGGCACGTTCACCGAGATCGACCCGTTCGTCGAGCACCGGGCGACATCCTTCGGCATGGAGGAGAAGGAGTTCCCCGGCGACGCCGTCGTCACCGGCTACGGCGACGTCAACGGTCGGAAGGTGTTCGTCTTCGCCCACGACTTCACGGTGCTGGGCGGCTCCGTCGGCGAGGTCGTCGCCGACAAGATCTGCAAGGCGATGGATCGTGCGGTCGACGCCGGCGTCCCGGTGGTCGGGCTCAACGACTCCGGCGGCGCGCGCATCCAGGAGGGCGTCGACTCGCTGGTCGGCTTCGCGAAGATCTTCGAGCGCAACACCAAAGCCTCGGGGATGATCCCCCAGATCTCGGCGATCATGGGGCCCTGCGCTGGCGGCGCGACCTACTCGCCTGCGCTGACCGACTTCACGTTCATGGTCCAGGACACCTCCCACATGTTCATCACCGGCCCGGACGTGATCGAGACTGTCACCGGCGAGCAGGTCTCGAAGGAAGAACTCGGCGGCGCGAGCAGCCACTCGACGAAGTCGGGCGTCGCGCACTTCGCCTGCGAGGACGAGAAAGCGGCGCTGGACGACATCCGCAGGCTCCTCTCCTACCTCCCGCAGAACAACATGGAGGACCCGCCGCGAGTCGCCTCCTGGGACGACCCCGACCGCGAACTCGACGGCATCACCGACATCGTGCCCGAAGCGCCGCGCAAGCCCTACGACATGACGAAGGTGATCGACCGCGTGGTCGACGAGGACTCCTTCTTCGAAGTCCACGAGAACTGGGCGCGCAACGTCGTCGTCGGCTACGCCCGCATGGACGGTCGCGTGGTCGGTATCGTCGCCAACCAGCCACGGGTCAGCGCGGGCACCCTCGACATCGACGCCTCCGAGAAGGCCGCGCGGTTCATCCGCACCTGCGACTCGTTCAACGTCCCCATCGTCTCGCTGGTGGACGTGCCGGGGTTCATGCCCGGGACCGACCAGGAGCACAACGGGATCATCCGCCGGGGCGCGAAGCTCATCTACGCCTACGCCGAGGCGACGGTCCCGCTGCTGTCGGTGGTCGTCCGGAAGGCCTACGGCGGCGCCTACATCGTCATGTCTTCGAAGTTCCTCGGCTCGGACGTGAACTACGCCTGGCCCGCCTCGGAGATGGCGGTGCTGGGTCCCCGCGGCGCCGTCAACATCCTCTACCGGAAGGAGCTCCAGCAGGCCGAGAACACCGACGAGCGCCGCCAGGAACTGATGGACGAGTTCCGCGAGGAGTTCGCCCACCCCTACGGCCCCGCCAGACGGGGCTATCTCGACGACGTGATCGAGCCGAAAGACACGCGCAGGCGCCTGATCCGCGACCTGGACATGCTGGAGCGCAAGCGCGAGGACAGCCCGCCGAAAGACCACGGCAACATCCCACTGTAATGGCCGAATCTGCACTCTCCGACGGCGAGGAATCGAACGCCGGCGACGCGGGACCCGACGGATCGAGCGGTGGCCCGGACGGCGAGACGGTGACGCTCACCGTCGACGGCGAGGAGGTGGCGCTGTCGCTCCCCGCAGACGCCGACGCGGCCGAGGCGGCGGCTATCGCGTCGGCCGTCGGCGCGCACGTCCACGACCGGCAGGTCGCCGCGGCCGCGGCGGCCGCCGCGGAGGACGAACCCGACAGCGTCGACGCGTGGACGCTCGCCGGGCGGATGAAGTCGATAGGTCGGAGCCGCTGGCCGAAAGACGTTCGGAAGGGCGACGAGTGGAAGGCCAGCGCCCGCTCGTTCTACTGAGAGCCGAGCCCCGCTGAGGCGAGTGTGAACCGCAACGCTCCGCCGGCGGACCGTCGCCACCGTAACACCCACATTACAGCCCTCCGAGGTGGCACACATGACAGTCGCAGTGATCGGCGCGTCGATGACGAAGTTCGGCGAGCGCGACGCCTGGATCCAGGAGCTGATCGCCCAGGCGGGCGAGGCCGCGCTCGACGACGCCGGCATCGAGCCCGACGACGTGGAGCACCTCTACGTCTCGAACATGTCCAGCGGCGAGTTCCAAGGCCAGACGGGGATCATGAACGCACTCGCTCACGACCTGGGCGTCATGCCCGCCTACAGCGAGCGAGTGGACCAGACCTCCTCGTCGGGCGGCGCCGGTATCTACGAGGCCTGGCAGTCCGTGGCGTCGGGCGCCAGCGAGATGAGCCTGCTCGTCGGCGGCGAGAAGATGACCCACCGCTCGACCGCCGAGTCGACGGACATCATCGCCTCGATCACCCACCCCGCCGAGTACAAGCACGGCCTGACCCTGCCCTCGTTCGCCGGCCTCACGGCGCGACACTACCTCGAACGGTTCGACGCGCCCCGGGACGCGCTGGCGAAGGTCGCCGTCAAGAACCACAGGAACGGCGTCGACAACCCCCACGCGCAGTTCCGGAAGGAGATCGACGAGGAGACCGCCCTCGAAAGCCCGATCGTCGCCGACCCGCTCCGGCTGTACGACTTCTGTCCGATCACCGACGGCAGCGCCGGCCTCGTGTTCACCACCGAGGAGCGCGCCGAGGAGATCGCCGACGACTACGCCGTGATCTCGGGTATCTCGGGCGCGACGGACACCCACGTCGTCCACGAGCGCGACGACCCGACGGTCATGGGCGGGGTCGTCGATTCGGCCGACGACGCCTACGAGATGGCCGGGCTCGGCCCCGACGACGTCGACGTGGCCGAACTGCACGACATGTTCACGATCCTGGAGTTCCTCCAGATGGAGGGCTGTGGCTTCGCCGAGCAGGGCGAGGCCTGGAAGCAAGTGGAGGAGGGCCGCACCGAGAAAGACGGCGAACTGCCGATCAACACCTCCGGGGGGCTGAAGTCGAAGGGTCATCCGCTGGGCGCCAGCGGGGTCGCACAGGGCTACGAGATATACAAACAGCTCGTCGGCGAGGCGGGACCGCGGCAGGTCGAGGCCGAGACCGGTCTCGCGTGCAACGTCGGCGGATTCGGAAACTGCGTCATCACCACGATCATGGAGGCACGATAATGTCGCTCGACGCC
This DNA window, taken from Halosimplex litoreum, encodes the following:
- a CDS encoding thiolase family protein, giving the protein MTVAVIGASMTKFGERDAWIQELIAQAGEAALDDAGIEPDDVEHLYVSNMSSGEFQGQTGIMNALAHDLGVMPAYSERVDQTSSSGGAGIYEAWQSVASGASEMSLLVGGEKMTHRSTAESTDIIASITHPAEYKHGLTLPSFAGLTARHYLERFDAPRDALAKVAVKNHRNGVDNPHAQFRKEIDEETALESPIVADPLRLYDFCPITDGSAGLVFTTEERAEEIADDYAVISGISGATDTHVVHERDDPTVMGGVVDSADDAYEMAGLGPDDVDVAELHDMFTILEFLQMEGCGFAEQGEAWKQVEEGRTEKDGELPINTSGGLKSKGHPLGASGVAQGYEIYKQLVGEAGPRQVEAETGLACNVGGFGNCVITTIMEAR
- a CDS encoding acyl-CoA carboxylase subunit beta, whose amino-acid sequence is MSQEETDEATDSDASDDTTEGSATPAEETALEELRRRREESRIGGGEERIERQHARGKMTAHERVEYLLDDGTFTEIDPFVEHRATSFGMEEKEFPGDAVVTGYGDVNGRKVFVFAHDFTVLGGSVGEVVADKICKAMDRAVDAGVPVVGLNDSGGARIQEGVDSLVGFAKIFERNTKASGMIPQISAIMGPCAGGATYSPALTDFTFMVQDTSHMFITGPDVIETVTGEQVSKEELGGASSHSTKSGVAHFACEDEKAALDDIRRLLSYLPQNNMEDPPRVASWDDPDRELDGITDIVPEAPRKPYDMTKVIDRVVDEDSFFEVHENWARNVVVGYARMDGRVVGIVANQPRVSAGTLDIDASEKAARFIRTCDSFNVPIVSLVDVPGFMPGTDQEHNGIIRRGAKLIYAYAEATVPLLSVVVRKAYGGAYIVMSSKFLGSDVNYAWPASEMAVLGPRGAVNILYRKELQQAENTDERRQELMDEFREEFAHPYGPARRGYLDDVIEPKDTRRRLIRDLDMLERKREDSPPKDHGNIPL
- a CDS encoding beta-ketoacyl-ACP reductase, translated to MNLEGQTCVVTGSSRGIGKGIAEDLAGRGADVVVNYRSSAAEARAVVESIEDEGGRAVAAQADVSDFEDVQAMREEVVDAFGSVDVLVNNAGVTVDKKFEHMTRDDWDTVIDVNLGGVYNCTKAFFDDIKESRHGRLVNISSVVGQQGNYGQANYATTKSGLFGFTRTIALEMAASGSTANCIAPGFVETDMLEEVPERVQEKILREIPLDRFATVEDICGIVSFVASEESSYMTGQVIGVNGGMEW